In one Lolium rigidum isolate FL_2022 chromosome 3, APGP_CSIRO_Lrig_0.1, whole genome shotgun sequence genomic region, the following are encoded:
- the LOC124696635 gene encoding probable cysteine desulfurase yields the protein MADDAAGRGEATSTIGGDNKEKSSAAAAALLSLLRAKSERSAEAEAKVEWVRSQVVGRDAEFDTPFGRRALVYADHTASGRSLRYIEDYILTQVLPFYGNTHTEDSHVGSRTTRMVKTAANYIKRCMGAGADDALLFCGSGATAAVKRLQETMGVAAPPLLRAQVLAHMRAEERWVVFVGPYEHHSNLLSWRQSLADVVEVGAGDDGLVDLAALRRALSAPEHANRPMLGSFSACSNVTGIITDTRAVARVLHQHGAFACFDFAASGPYVEIDMRSGSMDGYDAVFLSPHKFPGGPGTPGILLMHRSLYRLASSPPTTCGGGVVAYVNGVSEDDTVYVDGVEEREDAGTPPIVQKVRASLAFWVKEHVGLTAIALREGAHAEAAMRWLLANPNVEVLGDVQAPRLPIFSFLVYPGEDGGGIATPTTRRRLPLHGRFVARLMNDLFGIQARGGCGCAGPYGHALLGVGDELSLRIRSAILKGYHGVKPGWTRVSFAYYLPREEFQFILAAIDFVAVHGHRFLPLYDFDWTTGNWTFRHRAIKHHLMMGELLHDHGTCSTEVSCSGDDDEPRADVSDKFDRYLQFATKVALSLPDTCGEQQVIPQGIDPDIVLFRV from the exons ATGGcggacgacgccgccggccgCGGCGAGGCCACGTCGACGATCGGCGGTGATAACAAGGAGAagtcttcggcggcggcggcggccctgctGAGCCTGCTGCGCGCCAAGTCGGAGCGGAGCGCCGAGGCGGAGGCGAAGGTGGAGTGGGTGCGGTCGcaggtcgtgggccgcgacgcCGAGTTCGACACGCCGTTCGGCCGCCGCGCCCTCGTCTACGCCGACCACACCGCCTCCGGCCGCAGCCTACGCTACATCGAGGACTACATCCTTACACAAGTCCTTCCCTTCTACG GGAACACGCACACAGAGGACAGCCACGTcgggagcaggacgacgaggatgGTGAAGACGGCGGCGAACTACATCAAGCGGTGCATGggcgccggcgccgacgacgCGCTGCTCTTCTGTGGCTCCGGCGCCACGGCGGCGGTGAAGCGCCTGCAGGAGACGATGGGCGTGGCCGCGCCGCCGCTTCTGCGGGCGCAGGTGCTCGCTCACATGCGCGCAGAGGAGCGGTGGGTGGTCTTCGTGGGGCCCTACGAGCACCACTCCAACCTACTGTCGTGGCGGCAGAGCCTGGCGGACGTCGTCGAGGTCGGCGCCGGCGACGACGGGCTCGTCGACCTCGCCGCGCTCCGGCGCGCGCTCAGCGCGCCCGAGCACGCAAACCGACCCATGCTGGGTTCCTTCTCGGCGTGCAGCAACGTCACCGGCATCATCACCGACACTCGGGCGGTCGCGCGCGTCCTGCATCAACACGGCGCATTCGCATGCTTTGACTTCGCCGCGAG CGGGCCGTACGTGGAGATCGACATGAGGTCGGGCTCGATGGACGGCTACGACGCGGTGTTCCTCAGCCCGCACAAGTTCCCCGGCGGGCCCGGCACGCCGGGCATCCTGCTCATGCACCGCTCCCTCTACCGCCTCGCCTCCTCGCCGCCCACCACGTGCGGCGGCGGTGTCGTCGCCTACGTCAACGGCGTCAGCGAGGACGACACGGTGTACGTCGACGGCGTGGAGGAGCGGGAGGACGCCGGCACGCCGCCCATCGTACAGAAGGTGCGCGCGTCGCTCGCGTTCTGGGTGAAGGAGCACGTCGGCCTCACCGCCATCGCGCTCAGAGAGGGCGCCCACGCCGAGGCTGCCATGAGGTGGCTCCTGGCCAACCCCAACGTCgaggtgctcggggacgtgcaggCGCCCCGCCTGCCTATATTCTCGTTCCTCGTCTACCctggcgaggacggcggcggcatTGCGACGCCCACGACCAGGCGGCGGCTGCCCCTCCACGGGCGGTTCGTGGCGAGGCTCATGAACGATCTCTTCGGCATCCAGGCCAGGGGCGGCTGCGGCTGCGCCGGGCCGTACGGTCACGCCCTCCTCGGCGTAGGCGACGAGCTCTCCCTTCGCATCCGCTCCGCCATTCTTAAG GGCTACCATGGCGTGAAGCCGGGGTGGACGAGGGTGAGCTTCGCCTACTACCTCCCTCGGGAGGAGTTCCAGTTCATCCTCGCCGCCATCGACTTCGTCGCCGTGCACGGCCACCGCTTCCTGCCGCTCTACGACTTCGACTGGACCACCGGCAACTGGACCTTCCGGCACCGGGCGATCAAGCACCACCTCATGATGGGCGAGTTGCTGCACGATCATGGCACCTGCAGCACGGAGGTCTCTTGTTCTGGGGACGATGACGAACCCCGGGCAGACGTCAGCGACAAGTTCGACAGGTACCTGCAGTTTGCCACCAAGGTCGCCCTGTCGCTCCCTGATACCTGTGGTGAGCAGCAGGTTATTCCCCAAGGAATCGACCCTGACATTGTACTTTTTCGAGTTTGA